In one window of Bos mutus isolate GX-2022 chromosome 13, NWIPB_WYAK_1.1, whole genome shotgun sequence DNA:
- the LOC102266867 gene encoding large ribosomal subunit protein uL24 encodes MKFNPFVTSDRSKNRKRHFNVPSHIRRKIMSSPLSKELRQKYNVRSMPIRKDDEVQVVRGHYKGQQIGKVVQVYRKKHVIYIERVQREKANGTTVHVGIHPSKVVITRLKLDKDRKKILERKAKSRQVGKEKGKYKEETIEKMQE; translated from the coding sequence ATGAAGTTCAATCCCTTTGTGACTTCTGACCGAAGCAAGAATCGAAAAAGACATTTCAATGTGCCTTCCCACATTCGCAGGAAAATTATGTCTTCTCCTCTTTCTAAAGAGCTAAGACAGAAGTACAACGTTCGATCCATGCCCATCCGAAAGGATGATGAAGTTCAGGTTGTACGAGGGCACTACAAAGGGCAGCAAATTGGCAAAGTAGTCCAGGTTTACAGGAAGAAACACGTCATCTACATTGAACGAGTGCAGCGGGAGAAGGCTAATGGCACAACTGTCCACGTGGGCATTCACCCCAGCAAGGTGGTTATCACCAGACTAAAACTGGACAAAGACCGCAAAAAGATCCTCGAACGTAAAGCCAAATCTCGCCAAGTAGGAAAGGAAAAGGGCAAATATAAGGAAGAAacaattgagaagatgcaagaataa